In Kaistella faecalis, a genomic segment contains:
- the serS gene encoding serine--tRNA ligase yields the protein MLQVNFLRENKERVTAGLNKRNFKQIELVDEAISTDDERKKLQFDLDQNLAEMNKISKEIGILMKEGKRDEAEAAKSKTAEYKENSQNIQQQLRDTEAKLAEILYLIPNIPYEKVVAGTTADDNEIIYQSHDVEGLGEGAIPHWELAKKYSLIDFELGVKIAGAGFPVYFGKGARLQRSLVQYFLDKNTDAGYLEVNPPHVVNEASGYGTGQLPDKEGQMYFANEDNLYLIPTAEVPVTNLYRDVLLDEKDLPIKNTAFSQCYRREAGSYGAHVRGLNRLHQFEKVEIVRLEKPENSYAALEEMVEHVKSILVDLELPFRILRLCGGDMGFTSAMTYDFEVWSAAQEKWLEVSSVSNFETFQANRLKCRFKSEGKTQLVHTLNGSAMALPRIMAALLENNQTENGIKIPEKIAAYTKFDLID from the coding sequence ATGTTACAGGTTAATTTTTTGCGCGAAAACAAAGAACGCGTTACAGCAGGTTTAAATAAGAGAAATTTCAAGCAGATAGAATTGGTTGATGAAGCTATTTCTACTGATGATGAAAGAAAAAAACTTCAGTTCGATCTCGATCAGAATCTGGCCGAAATGAATAAAATTTCGAAAGAAATCGGAATTTTAATGAAAGAAGGAAAAAGAGACGAGGCCGAAGCTGCCAAATCAAAAACCGCGGAGTACAAAGAAAATTCCCAAAATATTCAGCAACAATTGAGAGATACAGAAGCAAAACTTGCAGAGATTTTGTACCTGATCCCTAACATACCTTATGAAAAAGTTGTGGCCGGAACAACTGCCGACGACAACGAAATAATTTACCAGTCCCATGATGTTGAAGGCCTGGGAGAAGGTGCGATCCCGCACTGGGAACTCGCGAAAAAATACAGTTTGATCGATTTCGAACTGGGCGTGAAAATTGCGGGTGCTGGTTTTCCGGTGTATTTCGGAAAAGGAGCCAGACTTCAGCGCTCTTTAGTACAGTATTTTCTTGATAAAAACACGGATGCGGGTTATCTTGAAGTAAATCCGCCACACGTGGTAAATGAAGCTTCCGGCTACGGTACAGGCCAGCTTCCTGACAAGGAAGGTCAAATGTATTTCGCCAACGAAGACAACTTATATCTAATTCCGACCGCAGAAGTTCCGGTAACCAATTTATACCGCGATGTTTTGCTTGACGAAAAGGATTTACCTATAAAAAATACAGCATTTTCGCAGTGTTACAGACGTGAAGCTGGAAGTTACGGTGCTCACGTACGTGGTTTGAACCGCCTTCATCAGTTCGAGAAAGTAGAAATCGTACGTCTGGAAAAGCCCGAAAATTCTTATGCTGCACTGGAAGAAATGGTGGAGCATGTAAAATCTATTTTGGTGGATCTGGAACTTCCTTTCAGAATTCTGAGACTTTGCGGCGGCGACATGGGGTTCACTTCAGCGATGACCTACGATTTCGAGGTTTGGAGTGCGGCGCAGGAAAAATGGCTTGAGGTGTCTTCTGTTTCCAACTTTGAAACCTTCCAGGCAAACCGGTTGAAATGCAGATTTAAAAGCGAAGGAAAAACACAGTTAGTCCACACCTTGAATGGCTCTGCAATGGCTTTGCCAAGAATTATGGCAGCACTTCTGGAAAATAACCAAACAGAAAACGGAATTAAAATTCCGGAAAAAATTGCAGCATACACAAAATTTGATCTTATCGATTAA
- a CDS encoding oligosaccharide flippase family protein, producing MKSLQEFLQHFFRNKGQHIFLSLLIAKICAFLGSLFIIRILPESEFGIISIVASVFAVFAPFSGFGSQQSLLRFGSLGDNLIEKKHLAKYLFLKGLGFQVLLSIIFLVVSIFYIDRYENVFHLFIFFAFRLIGHYFFNHIQSELRIFGKNSEFAKVNNVVNIAGVVSLLILTYIFGLQGYLAASALTPFIALFWFKKEHFSSLTENFSFNKKELWDYGLHASGTALLSDALFSADVLMLSFLMNENAVADYKVAILLPANITFLALTFMQSDFPVLAKNYQNKHFLRNYISNYYKIFLPITVLILGFGILLKSEILKFFFSVKYDDSSWVFVILLAGFCLNMLLRNLYGNLISAVGKMSVNTVISVFTLILLPLISFFLVGKYGITGMALSLSITMLANGLLLMIYFYTYLKKLK from the coding sequence GTGAAAAGTCTACAGGAATTTTTACAGCATTTCTTCAGAAACAAAGGGCAGCATATTTTCCTGTCACTCCTAATTGCGAAGATTTGTGCTTTCCTGGGTTCACTTTTCATCATACGGATTTTACCTGAAAGCGAATTCGGAATCATAAGTATCGTGGCATCGGTATTTGCTGTTTTTGCGCCATTCAGCGGATTCGGAAGTCAGCAGAGTTTACTCAGATTTGGTTCCCTAGGTGATAACTTAATTGAAAAGAAGCATCTTGCAAAATACCTTTTTCTAAAGGGTTTGGGATTCCAGGTCCTGCTCAGCATCATATTTTTAGTGGTCAGCATATTTTATATCGATCGCTATGAGAATGTTTTTCACCTCTTTATCTTCTTTGCATTTCGGCTTATTGGACATTACTTTTTCAACCACATTCAGTCTGAACTAAGGATTTTCGGTAAGAATTCAGAGTTTGCAAAGGTCAACAACGTTGTAAATATTGCAGGAGTTGTTTCTTTACTTATACTCACTTACATTTTCGGTTTGCAAGGCTATTTGGCGGCCTCGGCACTCACTCCGTTTATCGCATTGTTCTGGTTTAAAAAAGAACATTTCTCTTCTTTAACCGAGAATTTTAGTTTCAATAAAAAAGAACTGTGGGATTATGGTTTGCACGCTTCCGGCACAGCTTTGTTGTCTGACGCATTATTTTCCGCTGACGTGCTGATGCTGAGTTTTCTTATGAACGAAAATGCGGTAGCTGACTACAAAGTCGCGATCCTGCTTCCGGCCAATATTACTTTCCTTGCGCTTACATTTATGCAAAGCGATTTTCCGGTTCTGGCAAAAAACTATCAGAATAAACACTTCTTAAGAAACTATATTTCCAACTATTATAAAATATTTTTACCCATTACGGTACTTATACTGGGATTTGGAATCCTGCTAAAATCCGAGATTCTCAAATTTTTCTTCAGTGTAAAATATGATGACAGTTCGTGGGTTTTTGTTATTTTGCTCGCGGGATTTTGCCTCAATATGCTTCTCCGAAACCTTTATGGGAACCTGATTTCTGCAGTGGGTAAAATGAGTGTTAACACAGTTATTTCTGTTTTTACATTAATTCTTTTGCCTCTAATTTCGTTCTTTTTGGTCGGTAAGTACGGAATTACCGGAATGGCTTTGAGTTTAAGCATAACGATGTTAGCAAACGGATTACTCCTGATGATTTACTTTTATACTTACCTTAAAAAACTAAAATAA
- a CDS encoding asparagine synthase-related protein, with product MKKGFSIQISKQNIVIKSFISGEYDDFHLQTEHFDFLLEGVLLNKKKLLHEYALKDFETLIRELYIQKKENIINEFEGEIRGFIYDKLRSKIFVFTNITSTQRVFHGKFGNEFFIDTSLVRLNESLKNSGKNSNPDFESLYQFLCFSNLPEKKTPIEGISKLLDGHYLEITCIDLKVEEKQYFNLSETPSFIGSKTQAIDKIHEVFTDAVLMEYQKDTELGKNHLSLLSGGLDSRVAMMYAIKNNEVPENALCFSQSGYFDHTISRKIAEDYRIHYEFIPLDGGKFLKKIDELTEISEGMVFYTGGIHARHAVEKMQYENFGLFHSGQIGDGVLGGFNTEPKRKKPSSFKIVVNPNYLPKVQKNLDQILTGYETEELFLLRNIAYNRTVLGAHVFQEKRYQTSPFMSKDFLKLAISLPEEWKFNHRFYLEWINRHCKEATKYRWERTLLKPDAPWKTGFGDQFIKRGFKILTEKILKIPQHASMYPYQFYYDNDPEIQKYYQKYFEENLYRVEEYPDLLDNVKELFSSATFHDKSQAVNILAIFKLFF from the coding sequence ATGAAAAAAGGATTTTCCATTCAGATTTCAAAGCAAAATATCGTTATAAAATCTTTTATTTCAGGTGAATATGATGATTTTCACCTTCAGACGGAACATTTTGATTTTTTATTGGAAGGCGTTTTACTGAACAAAAAAAAACTCCTTCACGAATATGCGCTAAAAGATTTTGAAACGTTAATCCGCGAACTTTACATTCAGAAAAAGGAGAACATCATTAATGAATTTGAAGGTGAAATCCGCGGATTTATTTACGATAAACTGCGCTCAAAAATTTTTGTATTTACCAATATTACTTCAACACAAAGGGTTTTCCATGGAAAATTCGGGAATGAATTTTTCATTGATACGAGTTTGGTACGACTTAACGAAAGTCTTAAAAATTCCGGCAAAAATTCAAATCCGGACTTTGAATCTCTTTATCAATTTCTCTGTTTCAGCAATTTACCTGAAAAGAAAACTCCGATTGAAGGAATTTCTAAACTTTTGGATGGTCATTATCTCGAAATTACCTGCATTGATTTAAAGGTAGAAGAAAAACAGTACTTTAATCTTTCGGAAACACCCTCGTTTATAGGAAGTAAAACGCAAGCCATCGACAAGATTCATGAAGTCTTTACCGATGCGGTATTGATGGAATATCAGAAAGACACTGAGTTAGGTAAAAATCATCTTTCGCTGCTCAGTGGCGGTTTAGACAGCCGGGTGGCAATGATGTACGCCATTAAAAACAATGAAGTCCCGGAAAATGCGCTCTGTTTTTCACAATCCGGATATTTCGATCATACGATTTCCCGCAAAATAGCGGAAGATTACCGGATTCATTATGAGTTCATTCCTCTGGATGGCGGAAAATTCCTCAAAAAAATTGACGAACTCACTGAGATTTCTGAGGGAATGGTTTTTTATACCGGCGGTATTCATGCGCGACATGCGGTCGAAAAAATGCAGTACGAAAATTTTGGATTATTCCACAGCGGACAGATTGGTGACGGTGTTCTGGGAGGATTTAACACAGAACCGAAACGCAAAAAACCAAGCAGTTTTAAGATTGTTGTCAATCCCAACTACCTCCCGAAGGTTCAGAAAAATTTAGATCAAATTTTAACCGGTTACGAGACTGAGGAGCTATTTCTTCTTAGGAATATAGCGTATAACCGGACAGTTTTGGGAGCGCATGTATTTCAGGAAAAACGGTATCAGACTTCACCGTTTATGTCTAAAGATTTTCTGAAACTCGCCATTTCTCTTCCCGAAGAATGGAAATTCAATCACCGTTTTTATCTCGAATGGATTAACAGGCATTGTAAAGAAGCTACAAAATACCGTTGGGAACGCACGTTACTTAAGCCCGATGCCCCATGGAAAACAGGTTTTGGAGACCAGTTTATCAAAAGAGGTTTTAAAATACTGACAGAAAAAATCCTGAAAATTCCGCAACATGCCAGCATGTATCCGTACCAGTTTTATTACGATAATGATCCGGAAATTCAAAAATATTATCAGAAATATTTCGAAGAAAATTTATACCGAGTTGAGGAGTATCCGGACCTTCTAGACAATGTGAAAGAACTTTTCAGCTCTGCAACATTTCACGACAAATCTCAGGCGGTGAATATTTTAGCCATCTTTAAACTCTTTTTTTAA
- a CDS encoding glycosyltransferase, translating into MRYKILFISSWFPNRLEPTNGNFVQRHAEAVSQLHNVEVLHAIGDPTQKEDFIFDDKMINGIRTLIVYYQQTANPAVNFIRRMKAYRKGFAKIHKPDLVHANVLQNNLLFALYLKIRHKIPFVVTEHWSGFLRIKRHSLSKFQLFTARKIAGKASYLLPVSQYLLKDLKSLGFKNKMEVIQNVVDTNLFHLKTSAPEKFTFLHISNLIPLKNPEKILGAAVRLYQDIPDFELQIGGDGDVEKLNQLVKKFGAESYIKTFPMLTLNEVSEKMRGSSCFILFSDYENFPCVLLEALSTGTPAIATNVGGIPEIISSKNGILISNSEDELYEAMKKVLKQKTEFEDPNKLHEFVEDHFSMGKIAQKFNEIYRQVLN; encoded by the coding sequence ATGCGGTACAAAATTCTCTTTATTTCATCGTGGTTTCCGAACAGATTAGAGCCGACTAACGGAAATTTTGTTCAGCGTCACGCGGAAGCGGTCTCGCAGTTACATAATGTAGAGGTTCTTCACGCCATCGGTGATCCGACCCAGAAAGAGGACTTTATTTTCGATGATAAGATGATCAACGGAATCCGCACTCTGATCGTTTACTACCAACAAACCGCTAATCCCGCTGTTAATTTTATCCGAAGAATGAAGGCCTACAGAAAAGGCTTTGCTAAAATTCACAAGCCTGATCTGGTTCATGCAAATGTTTTGCAGAACAATTTACTATTTGCACTTTACTTAAAGATAAGGCACAAAATTCCATTTGTAGTAACCGAGCACTGGTCGGGTTTTCTGAGGATTAAGCGTCACAGCCTTTCTAAATTTCAGCTTTTTACAGCCAGGAAAATTGCCGGAAAAGCCTCTTATCTTCTGCCGGTGAGCCAATATCTTTTGAAGGATTTAAAATCGCTGGGATTCAAAAACAAAATGGAAGTCATTCAAAATGTAGTTGACACCAATTTATTTCATTTAAAAACGTCAGCTCCGGAAAAATTTACTTTCCTACATATTTCGAACCTGATTCCGCTGAAAAACCCTGAAAAGATTCTCGGTGCAGCGGTGCGTTTATACCAAGATATTCCTGATTTTGAACTACAGATCGGTGGTGACGGCGATGTAGAAAAGCTGAATCAACTGGTAAAAAAATTTGGTGCTGAAAGTTATATAAAAACCTTTCCCATGCTTACTTTAAATGAAGTATCCGAAAAGATGCGCGGGAGTAGCTGCTTTATTCTTTTCAGCGATTACGAAAACTTCCCGTGTGTTCTGCTTGAAGCACTTTCTACAGGCACACCTGCTATTGCAACAAATGTTGGGGGCATACCGGAAATCATCAGCAGTAAAAATGGGATTTTAATCAGCAATTCCGAAGATGAACTTTACGAAGCGATGAAAAAGGTCTTAAAGCAAAAAACAGAATTCGAGGATCCAAATAAATTGCACGAATTTGTAGAAGATCATTTCTCCATGGGTAAAATCGCACAAAAATTTAATGAAATTTATCGCCAGGTTTTGAACTAA
- a CDS encoding RluA family pseudouridine synthase: MQQSTTLNFDSQIVFEDNHLLIINKKAGQLVQGDKTGDASLLDIIKNFIKKRDQKPGNVFLGLVHRIDRPTSGLVIYAKTSKSLTRLTQMVKNREIRKTYWAVVAKEMIPQSQRLVHYLQKNEKTNKSTVFIKPTENAKEAILNYQILKSLDNFQLLEIDLETGRHHQIRAQLSKIGVPIKGDLKYGAARSNADGGIHLHARRLEFIHPVTKESLVVVAPLPQNDAVWAACETSN; this comes from the coding sequence ATGCAGCAATCCACAACATTAAACTTCGACTCTCAGATCGTATTCGAAGACAACCATCTTCTCATCATCAACAAAAAAGCAGGTCAGCTCGTTCAGGGCGACAAAACCGGCGATGCATCACTGCTTGATATTATTAAAAATTTCATTAAAAAAAGAGATCAAAAACCGGGAAATGTATTTTTAGGACTGGTTCACCGTATTGACAGACCTACATCTGGTCTCGTGATTTATGCGAAAACTTCCAAATCATTGACTCGTTTAACTCAAATGGTAAAAAACCGTGAAATCCGAAAGACATACTGGGCGGTTGTGGCTAAAGAAATGATTCCGCAAAGCCAGCGACTCGTACATTATCTTCAGAAAAATGAGAAAACGAACAAGTCTACCGTTTTTATAAAACCCACCGAAAATGCCAAGGAAGCTATTTTAAACTACCAAATTCTGAAGTCTCTGGACAATTTTCAGCTGCTTGAAATCGATCTGGAAACTGGCCGGCATCACCAGATCCGCGCGCAGTTATCAAAAATTGGCGTCCCGATAAAAGGTGATTTAAAATATGGTGCCGCAAGAAGCAATGCTGATGGCGGGATTCATCTTCACGCACGCAGGTTAGAATTTATTCATCCCGTAACCAAAGAAAGTCTGGTGGTTGTAGCGCCTCTTCCGCAAAATGACGCAGTTTGGGCTGCATGTGAAACATCTAATTAA
- a CDS encoding NUDIX domain-containing protein — translation MENLRFCPKCGNESLKWDGEKKWNCTKCDYVLFHNVAGAVAVVIRCGNEILLTRRNQEPKKAKLDLAGGFVDPKESAEHTCVRELYEEMKIQVDISKLKYLASLPNVYEYKNIVYNTLDLFYEYRIDEKFDADLEISEISETVWLRINEIDSEDIAFDSQRIFLEKYKNQQS, via the coding sequence ATGGAAAATCTCAGATTCTGCCCTAAGTGCGGTAATGAAAGCTTAAAGTGGGACGGGGAGAAAAAATGGAACTGCACTAAATGCGATTACGTACTTTTTCACAATGTAGCTGGCGCTGTAGCAGTAGTGATCCGCTGCGGAAATGAAATCCTTTTGACCCGACGAAATCAGGAGCCCAAGAAAGCAAAGCTCGATTTAGCCGGTGGTTTTGTGGATCCCAAAGAAAGTGCAGAACACACATGCGTCCGGGAACTTTACGAAGAAATGAAAATTCAGGTTGATATTTCTAAACTCAAATATCTGGCGAGCTTACCGAATGTATATGAGTATAAAAACATCGTTTACAACACTTTAGATCTCTTTTACGAATATAGAATTGATGAAAAATTTGATGCTGATCTGGAGATTTCTGAAATATCCGAAACAGTTTGGCTAAGGATAAACGAAATCGATTCGGAAGACATCGCATTTGATTCTCAAAGGATTTTTCTGGAGAAATATAAAAATCAACAATCCTAA
- the xerD gene encoding site-specific tyrosine recombinase XerD, with product MTWDEKIKDFENFLRFERNFSDNTLDAYLRDVRKLRDYAEFDMDNTGPLTITYENIQEFLFQFSKKKFSERTQARWISSIKAFFKYLVEDEAREDNPATLLEGPKLGLYLPDTLSFDDVNRIIKVINISTDLGRRNHCMIEVLYGCGLRVSELIDLKISNINFKESYLKVEGKGDKSRFVPLAAYTSKLIKEYIRDIRSKYKINKKCEDILFLNSRGSSMSRVIVFIIIKELTEKAGINKKISPHTFRHSFATHLLQNGADLRYIQEMLGHSSITTTEIYTHLKNEELRDVILNYHPRNID from the coding sequence ATGACCTGGGATGAAAAAATTAAAGATTTCGAAAACTTTTTAAGATTCGAAAGGAACTTCTCCGACAATACGCTTGATGCCTATTTGCGGGACGTTCGGAAATTAAGAGATTACGCTGAGTTCGACATGGACAATACCGGCCCCCTCACAATTACCTACGAGAACATTCAGGAATTCCTGTTTCAATTTTCAAAGAAAAAATTCAGCGAACGCACCCAAGCGCGGTGGATTTCTTCAATCAAAGCTTTCTTCAAATATTTAGTGGAAGACGAAGCCCGCGAAGACAATCCTGCAACACTGCTGGAAGGACCCAAACTGGGGCTTTATCTACCTGACACACTAAGTTTTGACGACGTTAACAGAATTATTAAAGTCATCAATATTTCAACAGATTTAGGACGCAGAAACCACTGTATGATTGAAGTGCTCTACGGTTGCGGTCTTCGTGTTTCCGAACTTATCGATCTCAAGATCTCGAACATCAATTTCAAAGAATCTTATCTGAAAGTAGAAGGGAAAGGTGACAAATCCCGTTTTGTACCGTTGGCTGCTTATACCTCAAAACTGATTAAAGAGTACATACGAGACATCAGGTCAAAATATAAAATCAATAAAAAGTGTGAGGACATTTTGTTTCTAAACAGCCGCGGATCTTCTATGTCCAGGGTAATTGTCTTTATCATTATTAAAGAATTAACCGAAAAAGCCGGGATTAACAAGAAAATTTCCCCACATACTTTTCGTCATTCTTTTGCGACTCATCTTTTACAGAATGGAGCCGATCTACGATATATTCAGGAAATGCTTGGCCATTCCAGTATTACCACGACCGAAATTTATACCCATTTGAAGAATGAAGAACTGCGGGATGTAATTCTTAATTATCATCCACGAAATATCGATTGA
- a CDS encoding deoxycytidylate deaminase, protein MESTKFDKAYLKMAMEWAKLSYCKRKQVGALIVKDRMIISDGYNGTPSGFENCCEDGAGKTHWYVLHAEANAILKLAGSTQSAKDATLYLTLSPCKECSKLAVQAGIKKIVYMDDYSDNAGVGFLRDHGIEILQIPKEELL, encoded by the coding sequence TTGGAATCTACTAAATTTGATAAGGCCTATCTTAAAATGGCAATGGAATGGGCAAAACTCTCCTATTGCAAAAGAAAACAGGTGGGTGCGCTTATCGTAAAGGACCGCATGATTATTTCCGACGGCTACAACGGCACTCCTTCCGGATTCGAAAACTGCTGTGAAGACGGAGCCGGGAAAACCCATTGGTACGTTCTGCACGCAGAAGCCAATGCAATTCTGAAATTAGCAGGTTCTACACAGTCGGCAAAAGATGCCACACTCTATTTAACTTTATCGCCATGCAAGGAATGCAGCAAACTTGCTGTACAGGCAGGCATAAAGAAAATAGTATATATGGATGATTATTCAGATAATGCCGGGGTGGGGTTTCTTCGGGATCATGGAATAGAAATTCTGCAAATTCCGAAAGAAGAACTTTTATAA
- a CDS encoding enoyl-CoA hydratase/isomerase family protein yields MIYENIILGNEGKIATVTINRPESLNALNYKTIRELSDAFGKLNDDREIRVIILTGSGEKSFVAGADIKEFSDFGTEAAEDLARNGQNLLFNKIENLNKPVIAAVNGFALGGGLELAMACHIRYASDNAKLGLPEVTLGLIPGYGGTQRLPLLVGKGIANELIFSAKMITAERAKEIGLVNEVFSSSELLEKTKELATLISRNSPMGISKAIAAVNLAGTSNGFETEIKSFGELFEMDDKKEGVAAFLEKRKPAF; encoded by the coding sequence ATGATTTACGAAAATATAATCCTAGGAAACGAAGGAAAAATTGCCACTGTTACAATAAATCGGCCCGAAAGTCTCAATGCCCTCAATTATAAAACAATACGGGAACTGAGTGATGCTTTTGGAAAACTAAATGATGACCGCGAAATAAGGGTAATTATTTTGACCGGAAGTGGTGAAAAGTCATTCGTTGCAGGTGCAGACATCAAAGAGTTTTCTGACTTCGGAACCGAAGCGGCTGAAGATTTAGCCAGAAACGGGCAGAACTTATTGTTCAATAAAATCGAAAATCTAAATAAACCAGTAATTGCAGCCGTAAACGGATTTGCCCTTGGCGGCGGTCTGGAACTCGCGATGGCCTGTCATATCCGTTACGCTTCAGACAATGCAAAATTAGGATTACCAGAAGTAACTTTAGGACTGATCCCAGGTTACGGCGGGACACAGCGTTTGCCTCTATTGGTAGGCAAAGGAATTGCCAACGAACTTATTTTCTCCGCTAAAATGATCACGGCAGAAAGGGCTAAAGAAATCGGATTGGTAAACGAAGTTTTTAGTTCTTCGGAACTTTTAGAGAAAACCAAAGAATTGGCGACACTCATCTCTAGAAACTCCCCAATGGGAATTTCTAAAGCAATTGCCGCAGTAAATCTTGCAGGAACTTCAAATGGATTTGAAACAGAAATAAAATCCTTCGGCGAATTGTTTGAAATGGACGATAAAAAAGAAGGCGTCGCAGCATTTTTAGAAAAAAGGAAACCTGCATTTTAA
- a CDS encoding catalase: MDSKKLTSSSGAPYFEHQDSQTVGARGPVLLQDFILQENLAHFVRERIPERIVHAKGSGAYGKFTVTHDISKYTKAKLFSKVGSECRMFARFSTVGGEKGSADTERDPRGFALKFYTEDGNWDLVGNNTPVFFIKDAKKFPDFIHTQKRVPKTNLKSATMMWDFWSHNPESLHQVLILMSDRGTPYGYRHMHGFGSHTFSMINHENERVWVKFHFKSQQGIKNFTNESAIQMKGENPDFAQEDLVNAIEEGNFPKWTLYIQVMTEDQAKEFRWNPFDVTKVWPKSEFPLIEVGEMELNEIPNNFFAHVEQATFSPSNLINGISFSPDKMLQGRLFSYPDAQRYRVGVNANQLEVNRCPFAVNNYQRDGAMADSSRYQDAPNYYPNSFDDIKPNPQYRNFEYDLDSSSVAHFNRNENDDDHYTQPGLLYTKAMNQQDRENLIHNIISSMKGISGPKREEIINRQLCHFFRANIELGMKIAMGLQINIDGNMINHSKSEY; encoded by the coding sequence ATGGACTCAAAAAAACTTACCTCCAGTTCAGGAGCACCTTATTTCGAACATCAGGATTCACAAACAGTTGGTGCCCGTGGACCGGTCCTTCTCCAAGATTTTATTCTGCAGGAAAATCTTGCACATTTTGTAAGAGAAAGAATTCCTGAAAGAATTGTACACGCGAAAGGCAGCGGTGCTTATGGAAAATTCACAGTTACACATGATATTTCAAAATATACGAAAGCAAAACTCTTTTCTAAAGTAGGCAGTGAATGCCGGATGTTTGCACGATTTTCTACCGTGGGCGGCGAAAAAGGAAGCGCTGATACCGAAAGAGATCCGCGCGGTTTTGCCCTTAAGTTTTATACCGAAGACGGCAACTGGGATTTAGTTGGAAATAATACGCCAGTATTTTTCATCAAAGACGCCAAAAAGTTCCCCGATTTCATTCATACCCAAAAACGTGTTCCAAAAACAAATTTAAAAAGCGCCACGATGATGTGGGATTTTTGGAGTCACAATCCAGAATCACTTCATCAGGTCCTCATTTTAATGTCGGATCGCGGAACCCCCTATGGATACAGACATATGCACGGGTTTGGCTCTCACACTTTTTCCATGATTAATCATGAAAACGAAAGAGTTTGGGTTAAGTTTCATTTTAAATCACAACAGGGAATCAAAAATTTCACGAATGAAAGCGCTATACAAATGAAGGGTGAAAATCCGGATTTCGCGCAGGAAGATTTGGTGAATGCCATCGAAGAAGGTAATTTTCCGAAATGGACACTTTACATCCAGGTAATGACTGAAGATCAGGCTAAAGAATTCCGATGGAATCCGTTTGACGTTACCAAAGTTTGGCCGAAAAGCGAATTCCCGCTTATTGAAGTGGGAGAAATGGAATTGAATGAAATCCCAAACAATTTCTTTGCACATGTGGAACAGGCTACGTTTTCACCAAGTAATCTCATTAACGGAATTAGCTTCTCGCCCGATAAAATGCTGCAGGGCAGATTGTTTTCTTACCCCGACGCGCAGCGATATCGCGTAGGAGTTAACGCCAACCAACTGGAAGTAAACCGCTGTCCTTTTGCAGTGAATAATTACCAAAGAGACGGTGCCATGGCAGATTCCAGCAGGTATCAGGATGCACCCAATTATTATCCGAACAGTTTCGACGATATCAAACCGAATCCGCAGTACAGAAATTTCGAGTATGATTTAGACAGCAGCAGTGTTGCTCATTTCAACCGTAACGAGAATGATGATGATCATTATACACAGCCCGGGCTGCTTTATACCAAAGCAATGAATCAGCAGGACAGGGAGAATTTAATCCACAACATTATCAGTTCGATGAAGGGGATTTCCGGTCCCAAAAGAGAAGAGATTATAAACCGGCAGCTTTGCCATTTTTTCCGCGCAAATATTGAGCTGGGGATGAAAATTGCGATGGGTCTACAGATCAACATTGATGGAAATATGATCAATCACTCCAAAAGTGAGTATTAA